Within Vicia villosa cultivar HV-30 ecotype Madison, WI linkage group LG1, Vvil1.0, whole genome shotgun sequence, the genomic segment tcatgaaaataagggtgcaagatgaagaggtaaaatttaatctgttcaaggccaagaagcatcttaagaacaagagtgatatcttccaaatcgaTACAACTGAAGGAACAACCAAGGAAGACAAAAATCAACCTCCGAGCTACTTCCAAGTTGGACAAGAGGTACTCCTgtgcaactcaaaactaagatgtctctcgggtaaagcaacaacaaaacggtctggaccactgatagtaaaagatatatgcgaccacggtgccattatggtagagaatccactgacaaaagagaggagaaccgttaatggaaaacggttaaaagatttctttgggggagtggagcaacatgcacaatttttagttccttgaaagcatgaaccgtcgagccatgcgacgttaaacgaagcactttgtgggaggtaacccacacttctaatgttttgttttgtttaacttttatttcaggaaataataagggaacctttctggtgaaagctaggaagaggcaattgatattgcaataccctctgtgagtcaatcCTCTCGGGCTTgctacgaaacattgaggtcaatgtttagttcaagtttgggggtggatttactcttttgcattgTGAAATTTTTTtgcttttatgtttgttatttgtccccagtttagaatgagtagtcccataacaaagcgagaatctcaagcgaagtatcaacaatgaagcaacatgtatgaaagtggtaggcaGTGAATGTTCAAACtttttcagtttcactttctttttcaaataagtaacaaagcaggtatgaatttttgaactcaaactcttaatgtgtgcatgaaatgtaggttgttagtaaattcttaacagaagttctttatggtacatcgtttgttggatcagcttagccttaaccattgtgaggaaagctgtccattgtttactatatgcaggagaccatcaattgttttgacttgtttgtatcatgctaaaccggttgttgcatcgtctgtggaaatctgtggaagtgatttaggcaattgtttgaatctgagagctcttttagcctattctaatgtacaattcattttcttctgtgagagtgtgaccctttgctaaccattctttgagcctgaggtcaagataagcattatAATATACACCAAGGAAAAtatctggtgagttttgatctcaataatttttttttggttttggaccatcaaccataaaatttggtgatgtgttgtcTCTTTGACCTTtgttagaaagtaggggagcattcatataatctaaatacaggttgatctccaagttggggagagtcacattcaaaagaggagtaagtacatgtggtaattggtgaaagataaaagaagtcgtagtttgaaaaaaattttggaaaaatgaaCACCGTTTGAATATAACggatgttgaaaaaaaaaagagatgaaaaagaaaaaccaagctatgaatgaaaaaagatggacaggtaaaggaattagagttttagagaaaaagaaataagttatgaattggatgcttccctgtattaggaacaacccttgattatcttcttttctttgaatctaaaccacattacaaccatagaaagaccttctgattctcagattccacaagacttgatgcgagcaatttggtgaacgtatgatatggatctttgttgatttaattgtttggatgagtgtttaacccctcttttattcatcatactttttgatgagagtgattagtgctgattcaattacaattgtgtagtgttttgaacttctggaggtaatttgctttcaacgtttgtttcatgtggatgttctgagtttgcaggtagaagaagagtatttgacttggttactggattgaaccacttgagaaaaactttttgaaaaacttgttgcttgattgtcggtaaactttactggaggtaagtaattttgtttagggacaaacaaaactctaagttggggagagtttgttaggagtaaattaatggtaaatttatgtgttaatagaagtgatttagtctccaaaccaatgcaaaatgtgatgaatccataggtttttatgaagaattgaactgaataagtttagttcatgtataaagcaaatcgaatcacttgtgggtgttattgttgcaggttttgagctaaattggaacttaagaagaacatgaggaggatagagagcttgaagtctcaaaggcaaaggaaaaagttggtttctgcaaaggtcgcgccgcgagagttcttcctcgcgccgcgaaaatatctctgtttgaggggcgcgccgcgccagcccgttgccgcgccgcggcctcggcgttaaaagcccaaaagttctgttttaaagccctagttttccaagtggtggGATATACTTTGttggagcgaaattaggagatctatctgattctgaagctgagaacaacaattgaaggtggattctttaccaattgaaggcattccattgatgaagatgaattcctccattgattattgtgtgttcttcatgtctatggagagctaaatcccccttgttgagtctaaggtagtagttaacctatgaatatacattaccattgattaattcctgtgaacaattgtttgaatttattatcaataagaaaccttgcttttaatttacatcattgttgaatctttgatcgaaagaaaggatttaacttttgccctaggttactatattgattcaataccaattcgcagagatggaattgtgattgggttttcataattatcgttcttaattactattatcgatattgatatttggagagatcgaatctcataccggtaaaagtttatctaatttgatttgcagacatggaatcttatttgaggataagtgaagataataattcaacggattgttctattgtgaattaattgataactgtataggattaggttgatgaaccctaaaggctcaacatatttctctaattgttaacacaaagtcttttacttgcttttattttattatttgcttttgatattagtagaagtataaaacaaaccaaaccaaatttcctaactcaaaataaacaactatagaacggcagtgatattaaccaatccctgtggatacgatatattacagaaaatatttacccacaaatactttcaacaataaCCTAATTTGTTTTAGGGTTTTCGGTTTGGGATTGAGGATTGAGGGTTGTGAACTCATGAAATTTTTTTACCGCAGCTACCTTCAATTACTGTGCCAACTCATCAACTATTCCATGTCACTAATTAAAATAactcaaaaaattattaaaaaaattcagattCTGGTGACTGGATGGGGGGAGGGACCAATTTGTAGGAATCTGAATATGTTAGGGAGggaatctaaatttttttttttacaggggtgtttttcaaacctcgctaatatggcaggggggaaatagctattatccctttaaaatatttgaaatgtatgtatgacattttttgagattgttttgttttataatgtaatttgatttttgaaaaagtaaatacttttattttaaaaattaattttactaaaTGGACGGTGGCGGGACGGGGATACCCAAACCCGTTTAGAACGGGTTTggattttaattctccatctccatttaAGATTGGGGCGAGAAACAGAAGTTGattggggattcgggtttgggGACGTGAAAACCATCCCCGACCCGTTGTCATGCCTAGATCAAAGTGACCCTtttgaaaataaagaatcaaCTTGAACTTTAAAAACGAGTCAGAAAACCAAGAAGATAATTAAATCACcattgaatgattattttgtattattGCTACTACATAATAAGTTAGATGGTTATGTCATCTTTATTAAGCATGACCTAACACCTAAAACGTTTTAAGTGAGTAATACATCTCACAATTATTAAGAATAGACCAAAAGATAAAGTATATATTTGAtctcttaaaattttaaatagatATTAATCTCTTAGTGGTCGCGATCATTTGTCTGTTGTCAATCTCAATGGTCCCAAGAGTCTTAAATAAAAATCTCATACAATTTCATATACTATCTTGAATCTcataaataaaacttgattatagaaaattgatatatttaatttaagttttaaacCAATTTgactaatattattttttgtttgatgAATTGTTTTACCTGAAGCACCACAATCCATATAATGGACAATACTCGGGTCCCTTTAAACCTTATCACCTACCGCAACACTAACATTTGAAGCAGCAGATAAGGCATGAACCTACAATACAGGTTGGGTTTTGCTGTCAAAAGCAAGATAAATTTAGAATGAGGGACCATATAGGATAAACCGGTCCTAATATTACATATGATCGATCGACTTTGATATAATTTTAACTAGATGCTATTCAAAAAACAATAACTTGTTGCTATTTGGTTAGGTTATCTTCCTGAAAAGCAACATCAAGAAGGAAGCTAGATTCTAATGAACACCCTGCACAGCCTCTGTCTAACTCTAACCACTTTGTTTAGTGTCTCCTCCACCCACATGCTCCACATGCTGATCATTCTGGCCCGGCACGATATCCTCGTTCCTCGGTATCTCCCCCTGTTTCGCCTGTAAAACCATTATATCTTTGTATCAGGTAGCAGGTTTAGTATTTGCATAAATCTTTTAAAGAATTTGGGAATGCAATGCAAATTGAAAGTGAAATGGTCACTTGGTCCACCAGACCTTGTTGACCCTTATCTGAATCGGGGTTGAAATATTTTTAGATATAAATGGTATGCGGAAAAGACAATATCGAGATACCAAAACATAAGAACATGTTCATGCCAAAATCGGCTTGTAGGATGGGGATTGCCCCATTTATAAGCACATTTTCAGGTTATATATTATCCAATATAGAACTTTGAACACACCCCTTACACCTAGAACTGGACATCTGCATGGAAATAAATAGTGGATGACCCGATAATGGAAACCTTATAGCAAGTGGTCCACCAAATCTTAATTCAGGTTTTGATACCAATCTGAAAAAATATGGTTGGGactaactcaaccttacaaaaccAGTTTATAAGGGGGGAGGATTGCCCCCATTTATAAACACATGTTCAtgtcatatattgtccgatgtgagactcCTAACACAAGATTTCAAAATCACCTTGAGGGCTGCATTCTCAGCAAGTGCCTTCGCGTGCTCACTCTTGATCCGGCTTAGTTCAGCACGGAGAGAGGCATTTTCTTCACTCAAAACATCAGCACGCTGAGCTAATTCATCACATTCAGCCTGAAAACCACAAACCCCAACATTAATTTGATACATGTCAATTATGAGGCAGTAGTAGGAAAAGGCTAACTCTATTACCTGCTTTCGCAACCTGGATCTACGTGCAGATTCCCTATTAGACTGCTTCCGCCTTTGTCTTTTAAGCTCCCTTTCATCCTAATAGTTAGCCAGAAAAGATGAGAGATTTAGCAAAGTAATGATGCAGCAAAATAACATAACCTGATGACAAAGTTAACCTGTAGCCAAGGTTGTGAATGAACACCATCTCTAGGCCCAGCATTAACCATCCCTCCAGCAACTGCAGTAGAAGGTACCTTTCCATGCATTGCAGGAACGGTGGATGAAGCTGGAGTTCCCCAGAAATCCATTCCTATATTTAAATTAGTAGTGGGACCAGGAACTGCTGCGAGAGGACCAGCAACAGACATAGGCACGACAGACATAGTCTGGTTAACGACTGTATGAGGTGTATTAAGTACCCCATTTTGAGGCGCATGCGCTGAACTTCCATTTTGAGACGGCTCATCTGTAATACAGCAAAACACTTCAGCTGTAACAAACATAATGTATTGATATACTCAAATCAACACACAATATTTACAAATGTAACAATACCAGACCTTCAAAAGAATCTTGCCTCTCCCCGGATTTCAATTGAGAATCCTGCAAAACCTATTGAAATAAATACCATGCATGTAGGCAGTGAAAAATCAGCAGGAGAAACTAATAATTTTAGGCATCACCGTGAAGATATACATGCTATTATGTAGAATGCCCCCTTATAGCAAGATTAAGTAGATGTCATTTCTAAAGATCAATCTAAACCTTTCTAAGATTCTAAACAGGGTGGATCATGAACATATTGCACAATGTGGGGGTATTTTCATTTTAAGATACAGGATGTAGCATTTTTGTGAAGGTATTTCATTTTAATATTTGACTAACTGTGCTAAAGCTGGAGTAATTCTTAAACAGACTACAAGAAGATGTGCAGTAGGAGCTATGCACCCTAATTTTCTTTTCCAATTCTTCAAACACATTGGACATTCTTATAAAATGAACAAGTTAGAAATGATTTTAAGCGATAACATGTCAAAAACATTAATAGGCTCTTGCTGTTTTACAACAAAATGTTATCCTCATATTTGCGGAGATATTTTCATAATAAGTGCATGCAAGAGAAAACATGGATGAAAGGTTGTGTCACTACTTATTTGGAGAAATATTGACCAAGCAGTAGACAACTAACAGGTGGCACAGAACTTACATTGTGGGAGTTTTCATCGCTTCCTTCACTAGTGCCTTCACTTGCACTTTCACCACTGTAAATACAAGTTTTCATATCAGAATAGTAGTAGGCAGTATACAATTATAAATAGCAAACTGAAGCATTCAAGGGACTTAGATGAAGTGATTAACCACCAACTATCAACTCTACCAATAAATTTTGTACACTAAGGCAACGAATCAGAAATATTGATAAATTAGAAAATGAATATAGTAACTGGTGTTTGAAGGCATTAGAAGTTAAACATACAATGCTCCTCTATGTAAAAATTGACACATAAAACGTCTGTATAAGACATCTTTGAAGCTATATGAAAAAACCCGCAATGCTAGCTCATCTAAAGAAAGTTCACAGACCACTACTTATATCAATCATTATTACATTTCTAAAAACCATTATTTGACAGGAATTCATGCAGGGATTACAGGATTACTTTCATTCAACTAGAAGAGGGCATTATTCAACAACTAGGTCGATCAATACACTGCACCTTACCTTTTGGAATGAATTCCATTGGCAGATGCCCCTGGTGTTTTACCGAGTTCATTATTTTTTCCTGTAACCATATTCAAACTACCCATACTTCCTTTTGATCTTTTGATTGGTAATTTTTCCTTCACCTCATGAGGTTTACCATCAGCTTCACTGCTGCCTGGAGTATTTCCCTGCATTTCCATTCATAGGTTACTGTCTGCGTACTTGAATAAGGACAAGTCCAGCACAGGAGAGAGAAAAAGTGCAAAGGCCAAAGAGGAAGTGCAAAAAAGGTGAAGGCCAAAGATACTCACTGAAGCATCCACCATACCATTTGGAGAAGGCATGGCATAAGGACTAAAAGGATAAGATCCCTAAATAAATTCATAGAGAAGTGCAAATATTTGTTAAAGAAGTCCAGATTATACATATCGATCAATTACAATACAATAACCTCAAGAAAGCACAGTCTACGAAAGAATACCGGAGGCATGGATGGATGAGCATATAAGCCACCATGGGGATACATTGCAACATAAGGATGTGGTGGGGTGCCATAGGGAGGCATAATATGCTGCATGTAAGCATTTCATCAATGAAACAAAGGAAACGTGGAGGAAAATTCAATTCAAAGTAGATATTTTTTAGTATTGGTGTAGCAAGCTATACACAATTAGACTtggaaaacaataaaaaaaatgacataGATGTAATAGTCAATTGATTAAGTTAGAAGTAATAAAGATAAAGGAGGGCATCAAAGACTCAAGGAAAAATAGCTGACCAATAAAAAGAATCaggaaacaattaaacataatggTATAGTTAAAGAAAAATATACTTTAACTATGGGTCACAACAACAAATCCCCTCAAAGAAAAACGAGGAATTGGGCCTGCTAGGCccagttagaaaaccctaattgtacTGATTGTTGACTTGAGAGGAAGCAGTAAACAGCTCGGCCATCACCATTGCATAAACAAATTCCTGGATTTTCCTCCAAAACCCAACTGATCCCTTCAATTAGGAAAATAGGATTTTTGCAAAAAACTCCATGTCAGATTTCTTGAAATACGGCCGCAAGTTGACTGGAAATTGCTGCAGTTTTCCCAATCATTGAACAATCCTGCCAGTCCCGATCCCATGTAAATTGCTGCAGAGAGGGAGCTTCAAACATAGTGGGATCAAACGATGTTACGAGGTGACTCGCGATTCCGCAATCACTGGTTTCACTTCATCCCTTTTTCCGTAGTTGTGGAGTTGATATATTTTATGGAGTATTTTTATAAATGACTTGGGAAATTATGGAAATTGTAATTGCATACAATttaaattcaatatgtttatgtttttatatttcatATGTGATAAATTCTTCTTTACTCAATTTTCTAAAATGTTTGTCAATAAAAGTGCAAATACTGATATTTATACCACGATTCATACCCATATCCTGAAACAGAAAAGCtcaaacataaaaattaacaAGCTACTTCCAATTTCAGTTTAATAATGATTCTATCTTGTCAAGTAAAACCAAAAAATATCTACATTCCCCACTGGTTTACACAGCTGAAGGAATTTGAGTCCCATTAGGTCTTATATGTGATAATTGTAATCGGATAAACTATTGATAGTTACCAACAGCAGTAGTGACGTCAGTAACAGTAATAAATGTTCACCAAATCGTTTCAGAACTTGGAAACTGTGATTGATCAATAATTATCTATGTGGCAATTACCTGGACACCCCACATATATGGGTGGGCTTGGGGACTTGATGCCATGTATCCAGGTGGAGGTATAGGAGAATATGCCTGCAGAGTGAAAGAATTGTGGATCAAAATCCAAGTTTGACATTAATTAAAAGACGTATGATTACAAAGACTTTTTCACCAAAAACCTGATAGTTAGCCCATTCAGGATTAACTGCCGGAGTGCCAGTTGCCGTTGAAGACTGCTCCTGGAAAAGGCAACAGGATGTTGTTGGCATCACACATAAAGTACTCAAACAACAAAAccatcaaaaacaaaaacaaacaacaaagaCCTGTGATGTAGCCACTGGAGGAGTCTTCGGCTCCTTTTCTTTTAACGATTTGTCTACGTCACTGCTACTCATGCTTTTAACAGATAAGTACCTTTCAAAATTTTATACACTAAACCATTCTGCACCAACAACATAACTTACATCACAAGCCAGCTAAAAGGACAACAGTCTCCATTGAAATTGACAAATAAACTCTACCAATGAAATGCTAAAAAAAACacccaaaatccaattttttttaagttGATTTTCTCTGATAATTCTTAAAAATCAGAAATTCAGCATAGTAATTCTCGGCAATTTCATCTCAATACTAACTAACAACAGCACTATTACATTAATTTAGTCCTATCAAAATTAAGTTGTGATCAATCAATAGCCAAAATTGAACACAGAGTGAAACAATCACCTCTACAAGACAGTAATGtgaataattaaaatcaaaattatgggaaaaaataaaataaaggtagcTAGCTAGTGAGTATGAGTTGAAATTACCGTTGAGGAATCGTCAAAGCTGGTGAAAAAGAAGCATGGTGATGAAACCTGATCTACAGAGGTGTCGAAAACAAAGAAAGGAATagaaattaaacaattaaa encodes:
- the LOC131641853 gene encoding bZIP transcription factor 16-like isoform X5, which produces MSSSDVDKSLKEKEPKTPPVATSQEQSSTATGTPAVNPEWANYQAYSPIPPPGYMASSPQAHPYMWGVQGNTPGSSEADGKPHEVKEKLPIKRSKGSMGSLNMVTGKNNELGKTPGASANGIHSKSGESASEGTSEGSDENSHNVLQDSQLKSGERQDSFEDEPSQNGSSAHAPQNGVLNTPHTVVNQTMSVVPMSVAGPLAAVPGPTTNLNIGMDFWGTPASSTVPAMHGKVPSTAVAGGMVNAGPRDGVHSQPWLQDERELKRQRRKQSNRESARRSRLRKQAECDELAQRADVLSEENASLRAELSRIKSEHAKALAENAALKAKQGEIPRNEDIVPGQNDQHVEHVGGGDTKQSG
- the LOC131641853 gene encoding bZIP transcription factor 16-like isoform X1, with amino-acid sequence MSSSDVDKSLKEKEPKTPPVATSQEQSSTATGTPAVNPEWANYQAYSPIPPPGYMASSPQAHPYMWGVQHIMPPYGTPPHPYVAMYPHGGLYAHPSMPPGSYPFSPYAMPSPNGMVDASGNTPGSSEADGKPHEVKEKLPIKRSKGSMGSLNMVTGKNNELGKTPGASANGIHSKSGESASEGTSEGSDENSHNVLQDSQLKSGERQDSFEDEPSQNGSSAHAPQNGVLNTPHTVVNQTMSVVPMSVAGPLAAVPGPTTNLNIGMDFWGTPASSTVPAMHGKVPSTAVAGGMVNAGPRDGVHSQPWLQDERELKRQRRKQSNRESARRSRLRKQAECDELAQRADVLSEENASLRAELSRIKSEHAKALAENAALKAKQGEIPRNEDIVPGQNDQHVEHVGGGDTKQSG
- the LOC131641853 gene encoding bZIP transcription factor 16-like isoform X3, yielding MSSSDVDKSLKEKEPKTPPVATSQEQSSTATGTPAVNPEWANYQAYSPIPPPGYMASSPQAHPYMWGVQHIMPPYGTPPHPYVAMYPHGGLYAHPSMPPGSYPFSPYAMPSPNGMVDASGNTPGSSEADGKPHEVKEKLPIKRSKGSMGSLNMVTGKNNELGKTPGASANGIHSKSGESASEGTSEGSDENSHNVLQDSQLKSGERQDSFEDEPSQNGSSAHAPQNGVLNTPHTVVNQTMSVVPMSVAGPLAAVPGPTTNLNIGMDFWGTPASSTVPAMHGKDERELKRQRRKQSNRESARRSRLRKQAECDELAQRADVLSEENASLRAELSRIKSEHAKALAENAALKAKQGEIPRNEDIVPGQNDQHVEHVGGGDTKQSG
- the LOC131641853 gene encoding bZIP transcription factor 16-like isoform X4, translated to MSSSDVDKSLKEKEPKTPPVATSQEQSSTATGTPAVNPEWANYQAYSPIPPPGYMASSPQAHPYMWGVQHIMPPYGTPPHPYVAMYPHGGLYAHPSMPPGSYPFSPYAMPSPNGMVDASGNTPGSSEADGKPHEVKEKLPIKRSKGSMGSLNMVTGKNNELGKTPGASANGIHSKSGESASEGTSEGSDENSHNDSQLKSGERQDSFEDEPSQNGSSAHAPQNGVLNTPHTVVNQTMSVVPMSVAGPLAAVPGPTTNLNIGMDFWGTPASSTVPAMHGKDERELKRQRRKQSNRESARRSRLRKQAECDELAQRADVLSEENASLRAELSRIKSEHAKALAENAALKAKQGEIPRNEDIVPGQNDQHVEHVGGGDTKQSG
- the LOC131641853 gene encoding bZIP transcription factor 16-like isoform X2, which encodes MSSSDVDKSLKEKEPKTPPVATSQEQSSTATGTPAVNPEWANYQAYSPIPPPGYMASSPQAHPYMWGVQHIMPPYGTPPHPYVAMYPHGGLYAHPSMPPGSYPFSPYAMPSPNGMVDASGNTPGSSEADGKPHEVKEKLPIKRSKGSMGSLNMVTGKNNELGKTPGASANGIHSKSGESASEGTSEGSDENSHNDSQLKSGERQDSFEDEPSQNGSSAHAPQNGVLNTPHTVVNQTMSVVPMSVAGPLAAVPGPTTNLNIGMDFWGTPASSTVPAMHGKVPSTAVAGGMVNAGPRDGVHSQPWLQDERELKRQRRKQSNRESARRSRLRKQAECDELAQRADVLSEENASLRAELSRIKSEHAKALAENAALKAKQGEIPRNEDIVPGQNDQHVEHVGGGDTKQSG